A portion of the Melanotaenia boesemani isolate fMelBoe1 chromosome 2, fMelBoe1.pri, whole genome shotgun sequence genome contains these proteins:
- the tmem98 gene encoding transmembrane protein 98 has protein sequence METVVIVAIGVLATIFLASFIALVMVCRHRYCHPHDLLHHFDSKPTVDLIGAMETQSEQSELELDDVVITNPHIEAILENEDWIEDASGLVSHCISILKICHTLTEKLVAMTMGSGAKVKAPASLSDIITVAKRISPRVDDVVRSMYPPLDPILLDARATALLLSVSHLVLVTRNACHMSGSMDWIDQSLHAAEDHMVVLREAALASEPERSIPGADGQREQAI, from the exons atggagacggtggTGATCGTGGCTATTGGGGTGTTGGCCACCATTTTCCTGGCCTCCTTCATTGCCCTGGTGATGGTGTGTAGACACCGCTACTGCCACCCTCATGACCTGCTGCACCACTTCGACTCCAA ACCCACAGTGGATCTGATTGGAGCCATGGAAACCCAGAGTGAACAGTCAGAGCTGGAGCTGGATGATGTGGTCATTACTAACCCTCACATTGAAGCCATCCTGGAGAATGAGGACTGGATAGAAGATGCCTC TGGTTTGGTGTCTCACTGCATCTCTATCCTGAAG ATTTGCCATACTTTGACTGAAAAGCTGGTTGCCATGACGATGGGCTCAGGAGCAAAAGTCAAAGCACCGGCCAGCTTAAGTGACATCATCACAGTGGCCAAGCGCATCAGCCCGAG GGTGGACGATGTGGTTAGATCCATGTACCCTCCTCTGGATCCAATCCTCCTGGACGCCAG ggCCACTGCTCTGCTCCTTTCAGTCAGCCACCTGGTGCTGGTAACCCGCAACGCCTGTCACATGTCCGGCAGCATGGACTGGATCGACCAGTCGCTCCATGCTGCAGAAGATCACATGGTGGTTTTACGCGAAGCGGCGCTGGCCTCTGAACCAGAACGAAGCATACCTGGAGCTGATGGTCAGAGAGAACAGGCCATTTAA